The Mus caroli chromosome 1, CAROLI_EIJ_v1.1, whole genome shotgun sequence genome has a window encoding:
- the Ing5 gene encoding inhibitor of growth protein 5, whose protein sequence is MATAMYLEHYLDSIENLPCELQRNFQLMRELDQRTEDKKAEIDILAAEYISTVKTLSSAQRVEHLQKIQSAYSKCKEYSDDKVQLAMQTYEMVDKHIRRLDADLARFEADLKDRMDGSDFESTGARSLKKGRSQKEKRSSRGRGRRTSEEDTPKKKKHKSGSEFTDSILSVHPSDVLDMPVDPNEPTYCLCHQVSYGEMIGCDNPDCPIEWFHFACVDLTTKPKGKWFCPRCVQEKRKKK, encoded by the exons ATGGCGACTGCCATGTACTTGGAGCACTATCTGGACA GCATCGAGAACCTTCCTTGTGAACTTCAGAGGAACTTCCAGCTGATGCGAGAGCTAGACCAGAGAACAGAAG ATAAGAAAGCAGAGATCGACATCCTGGCTGCAGAGTATATTTCCACAGTGAAGACTCTCTCGTCAGCCCAGCGTGTGGAGCACCTCCAGAAGATCCAGAGCGCCTACAGCAAGTGCAAGGAGTACAGTGATGACAAGGTGCAGCTGGCCATGCAGACCTACGAGATG GTGGATAAGCACATCCGAAGACTTGATGCTGACCTGGCGCGCTTTGAGGCTGACCTGAAGGACAGGATGGATGGAAGTGACTTTGAGAGCACTGGAGCGCGGAGCTTAAAAA AAGGCCGgagtcagaaagaaaaaagaagctccCGGGGCCGAGGCAGGCGGACGTCAGAAGAGGATAccccaaagaagaagaaacataaaagcGG GTCTGAGTTTACTGACAGTATCCTATCTGTGCACCCCTCTGATGTGCTGGACATGCCTGTGGATCCGAATGAGCCTACATACTGCTTGTGCCACCAGGTGTCCTACGGGGAGATGATCGGCTGTGACAATCCGGAT TGTCCCATTGAGTGGTTTCACTTTGCCTGCGTGGATCTCACCACAAAGCCCAAAGGAAAGTG GTTTTGTCCACGATGTGttcaggaaaagaggaagaagaagtaa
- the Dtymk gene encoding thymidylate kinase, translating into MASRRGALIVLEGVDRAGKTTQGLKLVTALCASGHRAELLRFPERSTEIGKLLNSYLEKKTELEDHSVHLLFSANRWEQVPLIKAKLNQGVTLVLDRYAFSGVAFTGAKENFSLDWCKQPDVGLPKPDLILFLQLQLLDAAARGEFGLERYETGTFQKQVLLCFQQLMEEKNLNWKVVDASKSIEEVHKEIRAHSEDAIRNAAQRPLGELWK; encoded by the exons ATGGCGTCGCGTCGGGGAGCGCTCATCGTGCTGGAGGGTGTGGACCGTGCTGGCAAGACCACGCAGGGCCTCAAGCTCGTGACCGCGCTGTGCGCCTCGGGCCACAGAGCGGAGCTGCTGCGTTTCCCCG AAAGATCAACAGAAATTGGCAAGCTTCTGAATTCCTACTTAGAAAAGAAAACGGAACTAGAGGATCACTCCGTGCACCTGCTCTTCTCTGCAAACCGCTGGGAACAAGT ACCATTAATTAAGGCGAAGTTGAACCAGGGTGTGACCCTTGTTTTGGACAGATACGCCTTTTCTGGGGTTGCCTTCACTGGCGCCAAAGAG AATTTTTCCCTGGATTGGTGTAAACAACCGGACGTGGGCCTTCCCAAACCTGACCTGATCCTGTTCCTTCAGTTACAATTGCTGGACGCTGCTGCACGGGGAGAGTTTGGCCTTGAGCGATATGAGACTGGGACTTTCCAAAAGCAGGTTCTGTTGTGTTTCCAGCAGCTCATGGAAGAGAAAAACCTCAACTGGAAG GTGGTTGATGCTTCCAAAAGCATTGAGGAAGTCCATAAAGAAATCCGTGCACACTCTGAGGACGCCATCCGAAACGCTGCACAGAGGCCACTGGGGGAGCTATGGAAATAA